One region of Streptomyces subrutilus genomic DNA includes:
- a CDS encoding dihydroorotase produces MSKILIRGAKVLGGEAQDVLIDGETIAEVGQNLSADGATVIEAEGQVLLPGLVDLHTHLREPGREDSETVLTGTRAAASGGFTAVFAMANTFPVADTAGVVEQVWRLGKESGYCDVQPIGAVTVGLEGKQLSELGAMHDSAARVTVFSDDGKCVDDAVIMRRALEYVKAFGGVVAQHAQEPRLTEGAQMNEGVVSAELGLGGWPAVAEESIIARDVLLAEHVGSRVHICHLSTAGSVEIVRWAKSRGIDVTAEVTPHHLLLTDELVRSYNAVYKVNPPLRTERDVMALREALADGTIDIVATDHAPHPHEDKDCEWAAAAMGMVGLETALSVVQQTMVETGLLDWAGVAERMSFAPARIGSLENHGRPVSAGEPANLTLVDTSYRGVVDPAHFASRSRNTPYEGRELPGRVTHTFLRGRATVVDGKLA; encoded by the coding sequence ATGAGCAAGATCCTTATCCGTGGCGCGAAGGTCCTCGGCGGCGAGGCGCAGGACGTCCTGATCGACGGCGAGACCATCGCCGAGGTCGGTCAGAACCTCTCCGCCGACGGCGCGACCGTCATCGAGGCCGAGGGCCAGGTCCTCCTCCCCGGTCTCGTCGACCTGCACACCCACCTGCGCGAGCCGGGCCGCGAGGACTCCGAGACCGTGCTCACCGGCACCCGCGCCGCCGCCTCCGGCGGATTCACCGCCGTCTTCGCCATGGCGAACACCTTCCCCGTAGCCGACACCGCCGGCGTCGTCGAGCAGGTCTGGCGCCTGGGCAAGGAGTCCGGCTACTGCGACGTGCAGCCCATCGGCGCCGTCACCGTCGGCCTGGAGGGCAAGCAGCTCTCCGAACTGGGCGCCATGCACGACTCCGCCGCCCGCGTCACCGTCTTCTCCGACGACGGCAAGTGCGTCGACGACGCCGTGATCATGCGCCGCGCCCTGGAGTACGTGAAGGCCTTCGGCGGCGTCGTCGCCCAGCACGCCCAGGAGCCCCGGCTGACCGAGGGCGCCCAGATGAACGAGGGCGTCGTCTCCGCCGAGCTGGGCCTGGGCGGCTGGCCGGCCGTCGCCGAGGAGTCGATCATCGCCCGCGACGTCCTGCTCGCCGAGCACGTCGGCTCCCGCGTGCACATCTGCCACCTCTCCACCGCCGGCTCCGTCGAGATCGTCCGCTGGGCCAAGTCCCGCGGCATCGACGTCACCGCCGAGGTCACCCCGCACCACCTCCTCCTCACCGACGAGCTCGTCCGCTCCTACAACGCGGTCTACAAGGTCAACCCGCCGCTGCGCACCGAGCGCGACGTCATGGCCCTGCGCGAGGCGCTCGCCGACGGCACGATCGACATCGTGGCCACCGACCACGCCCCGCACCCGCACGAGGACAAGGACTGCGAGTGGGCCGCCGCCGCCATGGGCATGGTCGGCCTGGAGACCGCGCTCTCCGTCGTCCAGCAGACGATGGTGGAGACCGGACTGCTCGACTGGGCGGGCGTCGCCGAGCGGATGTCCTTCGCCCCGGCGCGCATCGGCAGCCTGGAGAACCACGGCCGTCCCGTCTCGGCAGGTGAACCCGCGAACCTGACCTTGGTCGATACCTCGTACCGTGGTGTCGTGGACCCCGCACACTTCGCCTCCCGCAGCCGCAACACGCCTTACGAGGGCCGTGAGCTGCCGGGGCGCGTCACTCACACCTTCCTGCGGGGCCGGGCAACGGTCGTGGACGGGAAACTGGCGTGA
- the nusB gene encoding transcription antitermination factor NusB, whose amino-acid sequence MAARSNARKRAFQILFEADQRGVPVREVLADWIRHARSDDRQPPVNAFTMDLVEGYADKVNRIDDLIVTYAVDWELDRMPVVDRNILRLGAYELIWVDETPDAVAIDEAVQLAKEFSTDDSPSFVNGLLARFKELKPNLRRQ is encoded by the coding sequence GTGGCTGCCCGGAGCAACGCGCGCAAGCGCGCTTTCCAGATCCTGTTCGAGGCCGACCAGCGCGGGGTGCCCGTGCGCGAGGTCCTCGCGGACTGGATCCGCCACGCTCGGTCGGACGACCGGCAGCCGCCGGTCAACGCCTTCACGATGGACCTCGTCGAGGGCTACGCCGACAAGGTGAACCGCATCGACGACCTGATCGTCACCTACGCCGTGGACTGGGAACTCGACCGCATGCCGGTCGTGGACCGCAACATCCTGCGGCTCGGCGCGTACGAGCTGATCTGGGTGGACGAGACCCCGGACGCGGTGGCGATCGACGAAGCCGTCCAGCTGGCCAAGGAGTTCTCGACGGACGACTCCCCGTCGTTCGTGAACGGGCTGCTGGCCCGCTTCAAGGAACTGAAGCCGAACCTGCGCCGCCAGTAG
- a CDS encoding quinone-dependent dihydroorotate dehydrogenase, which yields MYKLFFNLVFKRMDPEQAHYLAFRWIRLAARVPGLRTFVAAWLAPRLKELRTEALGLRMHGPFGLAAGFDKNAVAIDGMSMLGFDHVEIGTVTAEAQPGNPKKRLFRLVADRALINRMGFNNEGSAAVAARLAARTPVFKTVVGVNIGKTKVVPEDEAVADYVASTERLARHADYLVVNVSSPNTPGLRNLQATESLRPLLSAVREAADRVVTDRRVPLLVKIAPDLADEDVDAVADLALELGLDGIIATNTTIAREGLGLASPPELVKETGGLSGAPVKERSLEVLRRLYARVGDRLVLVGVGGIENAEDAWQRILAGATLIQGYSAFIYEGPRYARAIHKGLAARLADSPYATLAEAVGAETRKAAK from the coding sequence ATGTACAAACTGTTCTTCAACCTCGTCTTCAAGCGCATGGACCCGGAGCAGGCCCACTACCTGGCCTTCCGCTGGATCCGCCTGGCTGCCCGCGTGCCCGGGCTGCGCACCTTCGTCGCGGCCTGGCTCGCCCCGCGCCTCAAGGAGCTGCGCACCGAGGCCCTCGGCCTGCGGATGCACGGCCCCTTCGGCCTCGCGGCCGGCTTCGACAAGAACGCCGTCGCCATCGACGGCATGTCGATGCTCGGATTCGACCACGTCGAGATCGGCACCGTCACCGCCGAGGCGCAGCCGGGCAACCCGAAGAAGCGGCTGTTCCGGCTGGTCGCGGACCGCGCGCTGATCAATCGGATGGGCTTCAACAACGAGGGCTCGGCGGCCGTGGCCGCGCGCCTGGCCGCCCGTACGCCCGTCTTCAAGACGGTCGTCGGCGTGAACATCGGCAAGACCAAGGTGGTGCCGGAGGACGAGGCGGTGGCGGACTACGTCGCCTCGACCGAGCGCCTCGCCCGGCACGCCGACTACCTCGTCGTGAACGTCTCCTCGCCCAACACCCCGGGGCTGCGCAACCTCCAGGCCACCGAGTCGCTGCGCCCGCTGCTGTCCGCCGTGCGCGAGGCCGCGGACCGGGTCGTCACCGACCGCCGGGTCCCGCTGCTGGTCAAGATCGCCCCGGACCTCGCGGACGAGGACGTCGACGCGGTCGCGGACCTGGCCCTGGAGCTCGGTCTGGACGGCATCATCGCCACGAACACCACGATCGCCCGCGAGGGCCTCGGCCTGGCCTCCCCGCCCGAGCTGGTCAAGGAGACCGGGGGCCTGTCCGGCGCCCCGGTCAAGGAGCGCTCGCTGGAGGTCCTGCGCCGCCTGTACGCCCGTGTGGGGGACCGGCTGGTCCTCGTCGGCGTCGGGGGCATCGAGAACGCCGAGGACGCCTGGCAGCGGATCCTGGCCGGCGCGACGCTGATCCAGGGCTACAGCGCCTTCATCTACGAGGGCCCCCGATACGCCCGCGCCATCCACAAGGGCCTGGCGGCGCGCCTGGCCGACAGCCCGTACGCGACGCTCGCCGAAGCGGTGGGCGCCGAGACCCGAAAGGCCGCCAAGTGA
- the carA gene encoding glutamine-hydrolyzing carbamoyl-phosphate synthase small subunit — translation MTTSTRGAAKTPAVLVLEDGRIFRGRAYGAHGETFGEAVFSTGMTGYQETLTDPSYHRQVVVMTAPHVGNTGVNDEDPESSRIWVAGYVVRDPARVPSNWRSRRSLDEELVAQGVVGICGVDTRALTRHLRERGAMRVGIFSGASVADDEALLARVREVPQMKGANLSAEVATKEAYVVPAIGEKKFTVAAVDLGIKGMTPHRMAQRGIEVHVLPATATVEDVYAVNPDGVFFSNGPGDPATADGPVAVMRGVLERKTPLFGICFGNQILGRALGFGTYKLKYGHRGINQPVQDRTTGKVEVTAHNHGFAVDAPLDKVSETPYGRVEVSHVCLNDQVVEGLRLLDQPAFSVQYHPEAAAGPHDAAYLFDRFTSLMETAQMEAERA, via the coding sequence ATGACGACCTCCACCAGGGGAGCAGCCAAAACTCCCGCCGTACTTGTCCTGGAGGACGGTCGGATCTTCCGTGGCCGCGCCTACGGCGCCCACGGGGAGACCTTCGGCGAGGCCGTGTTCTCCACCGGCATGACCGGCTACCAGGAGACCCTCACCGACCCGTCGTACCACCGCCAGGTCGTCGTGATGACCGCCCCGCACGTGGGCAACACCGGCGTCAACGACGAGGACCCCGAGTCCTCCCGCATCTGGGTGGCCGGCTACGTCGTGCGCGACCCCGCCCGCGTCCCCTCCAACTGGCGCTCCCGGCGGTCGCTGGACGAGGAGCTCGTCGCGCAGGGCGTCGTCGGCATCTGCGGCGTCGACACCCGGGCCCTGACCCGCCACCTGCGCGAGCGCGGTGCCATGCGCGTCGGCATCTTCTCCGGCGCCTCGGTCGCCGACGACGAGGCCCTGCTGGCCCGCGTCCGGGAAGTCCCGCAGATGAAGGGCGCGAACCTCTCCGCCGAGGTCGCCACCAAGGAGGCGTACGTCGTCCCCGCCATCGGCGAGAAGAAGTTCACCGTGGCCGCCGTCGACCTCGGCATCAAGGGCATGACCCCGCACCGGATGGCCCAGCGCGGCATCGAGGTGCACGTGCTGCCCGCCACCGCCACCGTCGAGGACGTGTACGCGGTCAACCCGGACGGCGTGTTCTTCTCCAACGGCCCGGGCGACCCGGCCACCGCCGACGGCCCCGTCGCCGTCATGCGGGGCGTGCTGGAGCGCAAGACGCCGCTCTTCGGCATCTGCTTCGGCAACCAGATCCTGGGCCGCGCGCTCGGCTTCGGCACCTACAAGCTGAAGTACGGCCACCGCGGCATCAACCAGCCGGTGCAGGACCGCACCACCGGCAAGGTCGAGGTCACCGCGCACAACCACGGCTTCGCCGTCGACGCGCCCCTCGACAAGGTCTCCGAGACCCCCTACGGCCGCGTCGAGGTCTCCCACGTCTGCCTGAACGACCAGGTCGTCGAGGGCCTCCGGCTGCTCGACCAGCCGGCCTTCAGCGTCCAGTACCACCCCGAGGCGGCTGCCGGCCCGCACGACGCCGCGTACCTCTTCGACCGCTTCACGTCTTTGATGGAAACCGCCCAGATGGAGGCCGAGCGTGCCTAA
- the carB gene encoding carbamoyl-phosphate synthase large subunit, which translates to MPKRTDIQSVLVIGSGPIVIGQAAEFDYSGTQACRVLKAEGLRVILVNSNPATIMTDPEIADATYVEPITPEFVEKIIAKERPDALLPTLGGQTALNTAISMHEQGVLEKYGVELIGANVEAIHKGEDRDLFKGVVEAVKAKIGYGESARSVICHSMDDVLAGVETLGGYPVVVRPSFTMGGAGSGFAHDEDELRRIAGQGLTLSPTTEVLLEESILGWKEYELELMRDTKDNVVVVCSIENFDPMGVHTGDSITVAPAMTLTDREYQRLRDIGIAIIREVGVDTGGCNIQFAIDPVDGRVIVIEMNPRVSRSSALASKATGFPIAKIAAKLAIGYTLDEVPNDITEKTPASFEPTLDYVVVKAPRFAFEKFPLADSTLTTTMKSVGEAMAIGRNFTEALQKALRSLEKKGSQFTFVGEPGDKAELLATAVRPTDGRINTVMQAIRAGATQEEVFESTKIDPWFVDQLFLIKEIADELAAADKLHPELLAEAKRHGFSDVQIAEIRGLREDVVREVRHALGVRPVYKTVDTCAAEFAAKTPYFYSSYDEESEVAPREKPAVIILGSGPNRIGQGIEFDYSCVHASFALSDAGYETVMVNCNPETVSTDYDTSDRLYFEPLTLEDVLEIVHAESLAGPIAGVIVQLGGQTPLGLAQALKDNGVPVVGTSPEAIHAAEDRGAFGQVLAEAGLPAPKHGTATTFTGAKAIADEIGYPVLVRPSYVLGGRGMEIVYDEARLESYIAESTEISPTRPVLVDRFLDDAIEIDVDALYDGTELYLGGVMEHIEEAGIHSGDSACALPPITLGGFDIKRLRASTEAIAKGVGVRGLINIQFAMAGDILYVLEANPRASRTVPFTSKATAVPLAKAAARISLGSTIAELRAEGLLPKTGDGGTLPIDAPISVKEAVMPWSRFRDIHGRGVDTVLGPEMRSTGEVMGIDAVFGTAYAKSQAGAYGPLPTKGRAFISVANRDKRSMIFPARELVAHGFELMATSGTAEVLRRNGINATVVRKLSEGEGPGGEKTIVQLIHDGQVDLIVNTPYGTGGRLDGYEIRTAAVARSVPCLTTVQALAAAVQGIEALGHGDVGVRSLQEHAEHLTAARD; encoded by the coding sequence GTGCCTAAGCGCACCGATATCCAGTCCGTCCTGGTCATCGGCTCCGGCCCGATCGTCATCGGCCAGGCCGCCGAGTTCGACTACTCCGGCACCCAGGCCTGCCGCGTCCTCAAGGCCGAGGGCCTGCGGGTCATCCTGGTGAACTCCAACCCGGCGACGATCATGACCGACCCGGAGATCGCCGACGCCACGTACGTCGAGCCGATCACCCCCGAGTTCGTCGAGAAGATCATCGCCAAGGAGCGCCCCGACGCGCTGCTCCCCACCCTCGGCGGCCAGACCGCGCTCAACACCGCGATCTCCATGCACGAGCAGGGTGTGCTGGAGAAGTACGGCGTCGAGCTCATCGGCGCCAACGTCGAGGCCATCCACAAGGGCGAGGACCGCGACCTCTTCAAGGGCGTCGTCGAGGCCGTCAAGGCCAAGATCGGCTACGGCGAGTCCGCCCGCTCGGTCATCTGCCACTCCATGGACGACGTCCTCGCGGGCGTCGAGACCCTCGGCGGCTACCCCGTCGTCGTGCGCCCCTCCTTCACCATGGGCGGCGCCGGCTCCGGCTTCGCCCACGACGAGGACGAGCTGCGCCGCATCGCCGGCCAGGGCCTCACGCTCTCCCCGACCACCGAGGTGCTCCTGGAGGAGTCCATCCTCGGCTGGAAGGAGTACGAGCTCGAGCTGATGCGCGACACCAAGGACAACGTGGTCGTCGTCTGCTCCATCGAGAACTTCGACCCGATGGGCGTCCACACCGGTGACTCGATCACCGTCGCCCCGGCGATGACCCTCACCGACCGCGAGTACCAGCGGCTGCGCGACATCGGCATCGCGATCATCCGCGAGGTCGGCGTCGACACCGGCGGCTGCAACATCCAGTTCGCGATCGACCCGGTCGACGGCCGCGTCATCGTCATCGAGATGAACCCGCGCGTCTCCCGCTCCTCGGCGCTCGCGTCGAAGGCCACCGGCTTCCCGATCGCCAAGATCGCCGCCAAGCTGGCCATCGGCTACACGCTCGACGAGGTCCCCAACGACATCACCGAGAAGACCCCGGCCTCCTTCGAGCCGACCCTCGACTACGTCGTCGTCAAGGCCCCGCGCTTCGCGTTCGAGAAGTTCCCGCTCGCCGACTCCACCCTCACCACCACCATGAAGTCGGTGGGCGAGGCCATGGCCATCGGCCGCAACTTCACCGAGGCGCTCCAGAAGGCCCTGCGCTCCCTGGAGAAGAAGGGCTCGCAGTTCACCTTCGTCGGCGAGCCCGGCGACAAGGCCGAGCTGCTCGCCACCGCGGTCCGCCCCACCGACGGCCGCATCAACACCGTCATGCAGGCCATCCGCGCCGGCGCCACCCAGGAAGAGGTCTTCGAGTCCACGAAGATCGACCCCTGGTTCGTCGACCAGCTCTTCCTCATCAAGGAGATCGCGGACGAGCTGGCCGCCGCCGACAAGCTCCACCCCGAGCTGCTCGCCGAGGCCAAGCGCCACGGCTTCTCCGACGTCCAGATCGCCGAGATCCGGGGCCTGCGCGAGGACGTCGTCCGCGAGGTCCGGCACGCGCTCGGCGTCCGCCCGGTCTACAAGACGGTCGACACCTGCGCCGCCGAGTTCGCCGCGAAGACCCCGTACTTCTACTCCTCGTACGACGAGGAGTCCGAGGTCGCCCCGCGCGAGAAGCCCGCGGTCATTATCCTGGGCTCCGGCCCGAACCGCATCGGCCAGGGCATCGAGTTCGACTACTCCTGCGTCCACGCCTCCTTCGCGCTCAGCGACGCGGGCTACGAGACCGTGATGGTCAACTGCAACCCGGAGACCGTCTCCACCGACTACGACACCTCCGACCGCCTGTACTTCGAGCCGCTGACGCTGGAAGACGTGCTGGAGATCGTCCACGCCGAGTCGCTGGCCGGCCCGATCGCCGGTGTCATCGTCCAGCTCGGCGGCCAGACCCCGCTCGGCCTGGCGCAGGCGCTCAAGGACAACGGCGTGCCCGTCGTCGGCACCTCGCCCGAGGCCATCCACGCCGCCGAGGACCGCGGCGCCTTCGGCCAGGTCCTCGCCGAGGCCGGACTGCCCGCCCCCAAGCACGGCACCGCCACCACCTTCACGGGTGCGAAGGCCATCGCCGACGAGATCGGCTACCCGGTCCTCGTCCGGCCGTCCTACGTGCTCGGCGGCCGCGGCATGGAGATCGTCTACGACGAGGCCCGGCTGGAGTCGTACATCGCCGAGTCCACCGAGATCTCCCCGACCCGCCCCGTGCTGGTCGACCGCTTCCTCGACGACGCCATCGAGATCGACGTCGACGCCCTGTACGACGGCACCGAGCTCTACCTCGGCGGCGTCATGGAGCACATCGAGGAAGCCGGCATCCACTCCGGCGACTCCGCGTGCGCGCTGCCCCCGATCACCCTCGGCGGCTTCGACATCAAGCGGCTGCGCGCCTCCACCGAGGCCATCGCCAAGGGCGTCGGCGTACGCGGCCTGATCAACATCCAGTTCGCGATGGCGGGTGACATCCTCTACGTCCTCGAGGCCAACCCGCGCGCCTCCCGGACCGTCCCCTTCACCTCGAAGGCGACCGCCGTCCCCCTCGCGAAGGCCGCCGCCCGCATCTCGCTCGGCAGCACCATCGCGGAGCTGCGCGCCGAGGGCCTGCTGCCGAAGACCGGCGACGGCGGCACCCTGCCGATCGACGCGCCGATCTCCGTCAAGGAGGCCGTGATGCCGTGGTCGCGCTTCCGCGACATCCACGGCCGGGGCGTGGACACCGTCCTCGGCCCGGAGATGCGCTCCACCGGCGAGGTCATGGGCATCGACGCCGTCTTCGGCACGGCCTACGCCAAGTCGCAGGCCGGCGCCTACGGCCCGCTGCCCACCAAGGGCCGCGCCTTCATCTCCGTCGCCAACCGCGACAAGCGCTCGATGATCTTCCCGGCGCGCGAGCTGGTCGCGCACGGCTTCGAGCTGATGGCCACCTCCGGCACCGCCGAGGTGCTGCGCCGCAACGGCATCAACGCCACCGTGGTGCGCAAGCTCAGCGAGGGCGAGGGCCCGGGCGGCGAGAAGACCATCGTCCAGCTGATCCACGACGGGCAGGTCGACCTGATCGTCAACACCCCGTACGGCACCGGCGGCCGCCTCGACGGCTACGAGATCCGCACGGCGGCCGTGGCACGCAGCGTCCCGTGCCTGACCACGGTCCAGGCCCTCGCCGCGGCCGTCCAGGGCATCGAGGCGCTGGGCCACGGCGACGTGGGCGTCCGCTCCCTCCAGGAGCACGCGGAGCACCTGACCGCGGCCCGCGACTAG
- the pyrR gene encoding bifunctional pyr operon transcriptional regulator/uracil phosphoribosyltransferase PyrR has product MDAQNAHHTDAARPVLEAQDIARVLTRIAHEIVERAKGADDVVLLGIPTRGVYLARRLAAKLEEITGTKIPVGSLDITMYRDDLRMKPARAIGRTEIPGDDLDGRLVVLVDDVLFSGRTIRAALDALGDLGRPRAVQLAVLVDRGHRELPIRADYVGKNLPTSLRETVKVQLQEEDGRDAVLLGQRTPQAAGQ; this is encoded by the coding sequence ATGGACGCCCAGAACGCGCACCACACCGATGCCGCGCGCCCCGTACTGGAGGCGCAGGACATCGCCCGGGTCCTGACCCGCATCGCCCACGAGATCGTCGAACGCGCCAAGGGCGCCGACGACGTGGTGCTCCTCGGCATTCCCACCCGCGGCGTGTACCTCGCCCGCCGGCTGGCCGCCAAGCTCGAAGAGATCACCGGCACGAAGATCCCGGTCGGCTCCCTCGACATCACCATGTACCGCGACGACCTGCGCATGAAGCCCGCCCGCGCGATCGGCCGCACCGAGATCCCCGGCGACGACCTCGACGGGCGCCTCGTCGTCCTCGTCGACGACGTGCTCTTCTCCGGCCGCACCATCCGCGCCGCCCTCGACGCCCTCGGCGACCTCGGCCGCCCGCGCGCCGTGCAGCTCGCCGTCCTCGTCGACCGCGGCCACCGCGAGCTTCCCATCCGTGCCGACTACGTCGGCAAGAACCTCCCCACGTCGCTGCGGGAGACCGTCAAGGTCCAGCTCCAGGAGGAGGACGGCCGTGACGCCGTGCTGCTCGGCCAGCGGACCCCCCAGGCAGCCGGGCAGTAG
- the efp gene encoding elongation factor P: protein MASTNDLKNGMVLKLDGGQLWSVVEFQHVKPGKGPAFVRTKLKHVLSGKVVDKTFNAGTKVETATIDRRDMQFSYMDGEYFVFMDMQTYDQLMVDKKAVGDAANFLIEGFTASVAQHEGEVLYVELPAAVELVIEHTDPGVQGDRSTGGTKPARLETGHEIQVPLFVTTGEKIKVDTRTSDYLGRVNS, encoded by the coding sequence GTGGCTTCCACGAACGACCTCAAGAACGGCATGGTGCTCAAGCTCGACGGTGGCCAGCTCTGGTCCGTCGTCGAGTTCCAGCACGTCAAGCCCGGCAAGGGCCCGGCCTTCGTGCGCACCAAGCTCAAGCACGTGCTCTCCGGCAAGGTCGTCGACAAGACCTTCAACGCCGGCACGAAGGTCGAGACCGCCACGATCGACCGGCGTGACATGCAGTTCTCGTACATGGACGGCGAGTACTTCGTCTTCATGGACATGCAGACCTACGACCAGCTGATGGTCGACAAGAAGGCTGTCGGCGACGCCGCCAACTTCCTGATCGAGGGCTTCACCGCCTCCGTCGCCCAGCACGAGGGCGAGGTGCTCTACGTCGAGCTCCCGGCCGCCGTCGAGCTGGTCATCGAGCACACCGACCCGGGCGTCCAGGGCGACCGCTCCACCGGCGGCACCAAGCCGGCGCGCCTGGAGACCGGTCACGAGATCCAGGTCCCCCTCTTCGTCACCACCGGAGAGAAGATCAAGGTCGACACCCGCACCAGCGACTACCTCGGCCGGGTGAACAGCTAA
- the bldD gene encoding transcriptional regulator BldD, whose product MSSEYAKQLGAKLRAIRTQQGLSLHGVEEKSQGRWKAVVVGSYERGDRAVTVQRLAELADFYGVPVQELLPGTTPGGAAEPPPKLRLDLERLAGVPAEKAGPLQRYAATIQSQRGDYNGKVLSIRQDDLRTLAVIYDQSPSVLTEQLISWGVLDADARRAVAHEDI is encoded by the coding sequence ATGTCCAGCGAATACGCCAAACAGCTCGGGGCCAAGCTCCGTGCCATCCGCACCCAGCAGGGCCTCTCCCTCCATGGTGTCGAGGAGAAGTCCCAGGGCCGGTGGAAGGCCGTCGTGGTCGGTTCTTACGAGCGCGGAGACCGCGCCGTGACCGTCCAGCGCCTTGCCGAGCTGGCGGACTTCTACGGGGTGCCGGTGCAGGAGCTCCTGCCGGGCACGACTCCGGGCGGAGCGGCCGAGCCGCCGCCGAAGCTGCGTCTCGACCTGGAGCGCCTGGCGGGCGTGCCCGCCGAGAAGGCCGGTCCGCTCCAGCGCTACGCGGCGACGATCCAGAGCCAGCGCGGCGACTACAACGGCAAGGTGCTGTCGATCCGCCAGGACGACCTGCGCACTCTGGCCGTCATCTACGACCAGTCCCCCTCGGTCCTGACCGAGCAGCTGATCAGCTGGGGCGTGCTGGACGCGGATGCGCGTCGCGCCGTGGCGCACGAGGACATCTAG
- a CDS encoding aspartate carbamoyltransferase catalytic subunit, producing MKRHLISAADLSRDDAVLILDTAEEMARVADRPIKKLPTLRGLTVVNLFFEDSTRTRISFEAAAKRLSADVINFSAKGSSVSKGESLKDTALTLEAMGADAVVIRHHASGAPYRLATSGWIDSAVVNAGDGTHEHPTQALLDAFTMRRRLVGRDAGLGKDLNGRRITIVGDVLHSRVARSNVQLLHTLGAEVTVVAPPTLVPIGVESWPCEVSYNLDEVLPKSDAVMMLRVQRERMNAAFFPTEREYSRRYGLDGDRMAKMPEHAIVMHPGPMNRGMEITAAVADSDRCTAVEQVANGVSTRMAVLYLLLGGSEPAVTTTPAAARTEETK from the coding sequence ATGAAGCGCCACCTCATCTCGGCCGCCGACCTCTCCCGCGACGACGCCGTCCTGATCCTCGACACCGCCGAGGAGATGGCCCGCGTCGCGGACCGGCCGATCAAGAAGCTGCCCACCCTGCGCGGTCTCACGGTCGTCAACCTCTTCTTCGAGGACTCGACCCGCACCCGGATCTCCTTCGAGGCGGCCGCCAAGCGGCTCTCCGCCGACGTCATCAACTTCTCCGCCAAGGGCTCCTCGGTTTCCAAGGGCGAATCCCTGAAGGACACCGCCCTGACCCTCGAGGCGATGGGCGCCGACGCCGTCGTCATCCGCCACCACGCCTCCGGCGCCCCCTACCGGCTCGCGACCTCCGGCTGGATCGACTCCGCCGTGGTCAACGCCGGCGACGGCACCCACGAGCACCCCACCCAGGCCCTGCTGGACGCCTTCACCATGCGCCGCCGCCTGGTCGGCCGTGACGCCGGCCTCGGCAAGGACCTGAACGGGCGCCGCATCACCATCGTCGGCGACGTCCTGCACAGCCGGGTCGCCCGCTCCAACGTCCAGCTGCTGCACACCCTCGGCGCCGAGGTCACCGTGGTGGCCCCGCCCACGCTGGTCCCGATCGGCGTCGAGAGCTGGCCGTGCGAGGTCTCGTACAACCTGGACGAGGTGCTGCCGAAGTCGGATGCGGTGATGATGCTGCGTGTGCAGCGCGAACGCATGAACGCCGCCTTCTTCCCGACCGAGCGCGAGTACTCCCGCCGGTACGGGCTCGACGGCGACCGCATGGCGAAGATGCCCGAGCACGCCATCGTGATGCACCCCGGCCCGATGAACCGCGGCATGGAGATCACCGCCGCCGTAGCCGACTCCGACCGCTGCACGGCCGTCGAGCAGGTCGCCAACGGCGTCTCCACCCGGATGGCCGTCCTGTACCTGCTGCTCGGCGGCTCCGAGCCCGCCGTCACCACCACCCCCGCCGCCGCGCGCACCGAGGAGACCAAGTAA